The genomic region ataacactgtggctagctttttgtgaactggtatttcctgttttctttttttgactacaaatcccataattccatttccctccatcccacacatcagccacccattgaaacataaatgagctgcatccattcaaaagacctgtggttttcaatcagggtgcctacagctgttgcattagttgcagattgatctctcccaccaagcgatccctccacccattgaagcagacaggctccctgtcatcagctgactagtgagtcaggtctcggccgcattgcaacctgggaaaaatctgagtcattttgaatgctgttaaaaataaatattggtcaCATAGTTATATGGGCCGTTGGGAAGACGCTCTCGATACTGTCATTACTGCCCCTCAGTGGAAAGTCATTTGGGAAAGGGCCTCGAAGGCATTCATCTGCACGGCCTATAAGGAAACCCAATACAAATTGCTTATGGCTTGGTATCATACCCCGAAGCTATTGAATAGGTTGAACCCTGACATCCCCCCCCTCAGTGCTGGCGGTGTGGGGTTGGTATGGGCACGGTATTCCATATCTTCGGGTCCTGTCCTCGTATAGtgaactacagtgatccctcaacttacaatggcctcaacatacaatagtttcaacatacaatggtcttttctggacgattgtaacttgaaaccagactcaacttacaatgctacagacagtgcagatctgcaaaacgtgtcaatggccggaagaactgaccaatcagaatgggcattcactggtaaaacccctgtattattgaagtgtatgcactgactgatgtatggtagcgcctcctacagtacagggaggtattacatgttctgtactctttacctgtaccagggttacctgctcctctggacaccaggtgagggcggctccatgttacttttttaggacactgtgtgtactgtacaggaccccgaagaaactCCTCTCTGCTGTTTcaaaagcagggtgcccccagctgttgcaaaactacaactcccagcatgcccggacagcctttggctgtccgggcgtgctgggagttgtagttttgcaacagctggaggctccatgcttgggaaacactgacatagacagtgatttacagctcccagcagatctttcttacttttatatgtaaggattttctttatctgtattagttttctacttatttctctttaattctcacttttccctatttttttggatgatattttggtgcctttagaaccaattaccaggtttccatagagttctggtcccaacatacaatggtttcaacatacaatggtcgtcctggaaccgcttaatattgtaacttgagggaccattgtactgGAATAAAGTGCAGGGTTTGCTCTCTGAGGTTCTGGGTGTGTTGGTTCCCCTCGACCTTCTTCTCTACCTTCTTCATCTTTCTCATCCTGCTCTGTCTAGCTGTTTAAGCTTTTTATGCATATAGTTTTGGCCGCTAAAACCCTTATTGCTAAATGTTGgaagaggacccccccccccctccctccgggTCTGACCTGTTGTCTCGCATACGTGAGATTTGTTCTCATATTTAACGGCCTCCTTGAATATCTCTATCCCTTCCTTCCTTTCAGTCTGGGAACCATGGGATCGCTTTTCTGACAGGCAGCCGCCTTGACTTTCCCTTCTCTCTtactctcttgtcttttctctgACTTTACATATCTACTTCCTTATGTGTGGACAGGTCCTTTTTGTAGGTCTTTGTGCTTCCCCGTTTGTACAGGGGCTGGCGGAGCACTCTCCGTTGTTGTATTAGCCTAACCTGCTTCTATCCCTTGCAAGCTTCATGTGCTGTTTGTTTTGCATCGATTGTTCCTGGGCTTCGGCCCAACTACTGTTTCTCTTATGTTTTTCCCTGGCTGGATTTATAATTatgaaaattctttaataaaaaaaaaaaaaaaatacagtttaaaaaaaaaaaaaaaactattggggtgaaaatcacagaagaattttgagaaaaccgtcacacacaggtacagacactatattatgaactatagtaacttaacagcccctgtagcatagtcaaataaaacgaattcctggaatacccctttaactcagaccACTCAAAGAAAAGACCtgtatttgcaacagctggaaaccccCGTTTTGGGACAAGGACGCCGCCTGTCTGCATAATTGTTCTCCTGCATCCCCCCTCACCGCCTCTATACCGCATCCCATACCATCAGATGGCCGGACGCAATTCTGTGCCACCTGGGGAGGACATCGGGATTCCACAAGCCGCGCGGACATCACCATCGGGCCGGCTGCACAGCCGTGCCAGTCTGCACCACGAAGTCCGCCACTTAGCTGGACCACCATCCCAGAGTCCTTTCCTGTGTAGCGGTGAGTGATGCAGAGCACCAAACTATTATCAAGTTACTACAGGCATCATTGTATCTACTTCAATAATACATCTGCTAACTTTATTCTCCATCCAGTTGGACACAGTAACAGTATCACTGTACAATAGGTGGCTGTTCTATTGACTTATGGACAtttaatctatatatattgtgcaacattattatttattttctatatataatatagtccATAGCAAAAGCCTTTCTTGGAAACCTATTTTAATATTAAATATTACTCTATATACTACtagtatgtctatatatatatatatatatatatatatatatatatatatatatatgtatatgtatatataatagagatagattgtatatacagtggtcctttaacatacgatggtaattcgaatccatggtatgttgagggattcgtgcaatgtaaagtataggaagctgtactcacctgtacccgccgctccggaccacgttccgccgctcccgatggtgtccccgggcctccactgggctctcctggtcttctccggtcctcctctgtcttccgcaaggccttactgggcctacgtagcgacgtcattacaccactgcgtacgccgttcctattggatgacgggacggcgtgcgcagcttcgtattgacgtcactggagagggccgagaagacaccggaggaccagcgctggacccgaagggcatcGTGGAGAGGTAAGTAATattcaccgcaccacacggggaacattaagctgctatccggcagcagcttaagcattttgcgctgcccgacagcacttaatgcgatggccccgacataaaaaagcatcgtatgttgatgctgacatcgacatgcgatggcctctgagaggccatcatatgtcgatttgatcatatgtcggggccatcgtaggtcggggggttaatATAAAATCTTATAGTGCCTACAGtagcagtgactacagctcttatAGTGCCTGTACAGTACTTATCACCAAATCTGGATCTCAAGTATCAAGATAGATTTGTTAGGTCTAGAAAAAGTAGTTCTGCTTTCCGAAGTGTTCAATGGCTTCTCCAGGGTATCGAAGCACTTGGAAAGCAAATTGACTTTCTAAACAGAACAAGTCGACTGTGGATGCTTGAGATTAAAATTTGGCAATTCATGCTGCTTATgtcggtgtttcccaaacagggtgcttccgacagttgcaaaactacaactcccacaatgcccgtacagccgaaggctgtccgggcatgctgggagttgtagttttgcagcagctggaggcacatttgttgGTAAACCTTGTTCTATTTGGTTATCCccaatatcatattataaaatttTTATACCTGCAGCGAATTGCTGTTCACGCCAAAGTAGAGATTCTTCCACAGCCCGAAGCACTCAGAGGATTTGGTGAGCTCGATGACCATGTTGTCCTCAGACACGTTGACGGCGATGTCGTTCGTGTTGAGGTTATACTGCGGCAGGAACTCCACAAATAAAACGTAGGGGGCGCCGGTGTTCTTCACGCCAAAGCGGATCTCGCACTGGTAGCTGCTGACCTCAGACGTTATGCTGTGCTCATCTATGTCCTTCACGTGGATGATCAGGGTCAATGAGGTGGCATCCTGGGAGCAGGTGAATATGGGGCATTCGGGGGGGTCCTGGGGCTTGGAGTTTTGGGGGTCGTCATCCGTGGTCGTCTCTGTGTTTTCTTCCGGCATAGGATCCCGCTGTACCATCGACACAGGATCCGGCTGCACCACCGGCACCGTGATCACCAGCTGCCTCATTGTCTTATTGAACTGGGCCGTGCCGTGCTTGTCCTCCACCAAGTACGGGAGCTTCAGCTGCAATTTATAGGCCGGTCTATGGGATTCAAGGCTCAGTTCCTTCCCTTCGATGTGAAGGTTGACGTCAGACGCGGACCCCAGTAAGGGCATGTCTACTGTGATAACCAGCTCTTTGGGCACCGGGCTGGGGGCAGAGTCCCTGGCATTGCGGTAGTCCTGGATGTCCACGTAGGAGCGGTGTCGGATGGTGTAGTGTGGCACGGTGGGCTCCTGACATTGCGCTTTACAATCGCCATGGGCCCTGGTGGGCTGGTGGTGGCCATGTTTCACGCTCTTTTGTTCTCCAGGCTCGCTGTAGGGATACGGGAAACGGAGAGGGTCGGTGGGGTCCTGTGGTTTAGGGGTCACCCCAGGACGGGGTTTGCGGATGACGGTAGCTTGCGGGACCCCCTTATACTTCTCGCTCAGCGTTGTCACGTTCCTGGTGTCCAGTTCCACACTGAATTGCTGGGACACGGTGCTGAGCGCGGTGAGGTCCACCATGGAGAGGAACTTGTCATTCCTGCAGGCCAAGTGCAAGGTGTCCGGGTGGAAGACCACATCGTAGATGACCTCCTTACTGCCCCCGGAGCTGAGCTCCTCTCTGGGTGGGGTCAGGGTGCAGGGGAGGCTCCAGTGCTGTCCAGGCCGCCCGTCCTTGTCGGTACCGGGCACACAGTGCGGTTTGGTGACCAGAGGATTACTACACACGTTCAGATAGCACGTCTGCTCCCCGTTCACACTGGTGCGCAGCACATGGCCGGGCTGCGGATTGATAAACTGCACGTCCATCCCTCTCTCCCGCTCCATCTCGGTGATCTCCTGCTCGTACCGGCGCCGGTTCTCGGGGTCGCTGATCTCCTCAGCATACTGGGTGAAGAGCTCACGGAACCGGGCGTCCTGGAAGGCGGCCTTGAAGCGCTGCAGCTCCTCCGAGGTCACGTTGAGCTCCTCCAGCTTGGTCGCCATTCTACTCCACTACTGATCACCTAGGAGACGGGCGCGCAGTGATGAAGTCAGACTGAATCCGCGACCGGACGCTGATTGGCCGAGGCGTTACCACGTGGGGCGGGAGCCCTCCGCTCAGCCAATGAGGTGGAAGCGTCGgcaggttgctatggggattcataGCATCGCGGTTATTTACACAGGAAGCGCGGTCGCAGATAGCGGAGCATGTGCTGCTGCACGTAGTGGAGGCGCATGATGGGAGATCGCTGTGATATGGGAATGCGCTGCTGTAACGTGTCTGTACAGAGCCCTACAACAGCTGACGCCTGTGCTATTGATAACATGAGCTTCCAGCTGCTGCAGTGTCATGTCCCAGCAGGAGCTGCCAGTCTGAGACCCAGTCCAATAATAGGACATCAAAGTCAGAAGGGGAAACAgaaatatgcttaaaggggtcctttagagtgcattcacaccacatttttgaaatacagttcccgtgtcaggtttttgatgaaaaatggattcctcaaaaccggactaaactgtatcaaaacgtgtgtacaaattttaaccagtatacggtttgaaaaatgataccgaataccgttttttttttcttctcccacggtatggatttttgcccataccgctatatcgGTCGGGCCCACCCTcctagtcaataaaaaaaattaaacttccccgtaatgggggtggtccgggccatccatccttcctgtagtgaccggcggcattccgggtggagggtgaaccggtccgggctgtcctctgGGGgtccttcttctccactccgggcaggctccggcctagtacgctgcatagacgctgctacaccgtgacgtcaggtgcgtcgctgagCACGTGCGTCACTGAGTAGCGGCGTCTAtactgcgttactaggccggagcctgcctagagtggagaagaggacccccggagaaggacagcccggaccggttcaccctccacccggaatgtcgtcggacactacaggaaggatggatggcccgaaccaccctgacaggtagagggagagaagcgggtggcggcggcggcctatggcaccgcaaaagccactgcagtgcattgatctaAAGCGCCCgcgggataaatagccgataacttataccgatattccggtataggttatcggctatcggccctaacgtccaccgattatcggtatcggccctaaaaaaactatatcggtcgatccctagtgcaaACCATATGGAACCATACGGTTATGTACAGTTCCCACTGACtcccaatgaaaaaaataaaaacatacggtttaatacggtttttcaccaggacaaaaaaaagtggtaggctacggttttgggtacaggaaaaaaaaacgacaaaactgtacaagacgcaaaacggacacaacctgatgcatcttttggcatacggttgtcaatacggttccctacagttttcacattgaaaagtataagggaactgtattgcaaaaatgtggtgtgaatgcatccttaggCTCACAACATTAAAATACCTTGGGGGGCTCCCCagccattgaaaaaaaaaaaactacaactcccatcatgccctgatggCCAAGGTTTCCCCAAAGTCAGATAAAATATGGTTTAATTTACCGTGTTTATTTGTATATTGTTAGTAAGATTGATTTCGACCATTCTTAAACCCCCATTTAGAACAGTAATTTAGAACCTTTGCttctccagtttttttttttttttgcaaaactacagctgttggttgtccgggcatgctgggagttgtagtttctcaacagctggagaatCAGAGTTTGGAGAGCACTGCTTTAGATGATCTGATTAAATAGATGCTTGCCTCCAATTgtttttaaggcagtgtttcaaaaccagggtgcctccaggtgttgcaaaactacaactcccagcatgcccggacagcctttggcaccctggaggcaccctggttgggaaacactggaggcaccctggttgggaaacactgttttaaaggggttctccggtgcttaagcatcttatcccctatccaaaggataggggataagatgcctgatcgcaggagtcccgccgctggggatccccaggatcttgcacgccgcaccccatttgtaatcagtccccgaagcgtgttcgctccgggactgattaccggcgaccacagggcgggcggctatcacaccccctcccgtggcctgcattgaggggcggagcgtgacgtcgcgCGGGGgcgcagccgtgacgtcacacgccgcccgccctgtggtcgccggtaatcagtcccagagcgaacacgctccggggactgattacaaacggggtgccacgtgcaagatcccggggatcctcagcggcgggactcccgcgatgaggaatcttatcccctatcctttggataggggataagatgtttaagcaccagagaacccctttaaggccaggtgGGTCACTTGGGTGGCAATGAGGTAGACACCAAAAAACACAATCTCttcttaaaaagttttttttcataaTTAAGATTATTATGGAAaaaatccttaaagggtacctctcatcaaaaaaacttttgatatattatagattaatgtatgcagaataactttacaattgcatgttattaaaaaatatgcttctttctatttaattttccactttgaagaaatgaccactaggagtctccctaccagtcctggcagcaagcatttcagactcatgctggagtcctaaacactacgagctgccagtctgctttgttcacaaaggagaacactcagagctgccagcctgctttgttcacagcctgtttggctgtgaacaaagcaggctggcagctctgagtgtttaggactccagcatgagtcagaaatgcttgctgacaggactgatcgggaaaaatacaatagaaagaagcatatttttcattaacatgctattggaaagttattcaacattcattcatctaaaatatatcaaaagtttatttgatgagaggtaccctttaaacgttTGCACTAGTCCTTAAGCATTGCAGGCCTTTCTGGCTTAGGCAAGGTCTACTGTATTTCACCTTTCGAGATGACTTGCAGTAAACCAGATTCTAGAGCACTTTTTGATTGGGTGACAAACACAAATCTGAGCATTTATAACTACACCTAAGGATATAGGCCCAAAATATATCAATGTGCATAAAACCAAaagtgtctggttttgcccacagcatccaatcacagctcagctttcattttaccagagctcaatAAGATATGAAAGCGGAGCTGCAAttggttacttaaaggggtattccatgatttttttctttacctgactatgctacaggggctgtaaagttagtgtagttcataatatagtgtctggacctgtgtgtgatggttttctcacaattcttctgtgattttcaccccaatatttatttttaccagcatacaaaatgactgttgtctcagatttttcccagattgcaatgcggttgagacctgacctcactattcagctgatgacagggagcctgtctgcttcaatgggtggagctatcgcttggtgggagagaggtcAATcggtaactaatgcaacagctgtaggcaccctgattgaaaaccacaggtcttttgaatggatgaagctcatttatgtttcagtgagTGCGGTggcagatgtgtgggagggaggaaa from Hyla sarda isolate aHylSar1 chromosome 11, aHylSar1.hap1, whole genome shotgun sequence harbors:
- the DNAAF2 gene encoding protein kintoun translates to MATKLEELNVTSEELQRFKAAFQDARFRELFTQYAEEISDPENRRRYEQEITEMERERGMDVQFINPQPGHVLRTSVNGEQTCYLNVCSNPLVTKPHCVPGTDKDGRPGQHWSLPCTLTPPREELSSGGSKEVIYDVVFHPDTLHLACRNDKFLSMVDLTALSTVSQQFSVELDTRNVTTLSEKYKGVPQATVIRKPRPGVTPKPQDPTDPLRFPYPYSEPGEQKSVKHGHHQPTRAHGDCKAQCQEPTVPHYTIRHRSYVDIQDYRNARDSAPSPVPKELVITVDMPLLGSASDVNLHIEGKELSLESHRPAYKLQLKLPYLVEDKHGTAQFNKTMRQLVITVPVVQPDPVSMVQRDPMPEENTETTTDDDPQNSKPQDPPECPIFTCSQDATSLTLIIHVKDIDEHSITSEVSSYQCEIRFGVKNTGAPYVLFVEFLPQYNLNTNDIAVNVSEDNMVIELTKSSECFGLWKNLYFGVNSNSLQERRFINEENVADFLENGLRHSTIPWSTLEDQPLINVLDITDRRTQIRLNKPELEEEPYPTSGAQISDMREVMEQLSCQSDNTGLSDAGEAAEERRSPHLAVPCHTSPAAHTPAQTLGADDSAEKDEGLCFKEITPATELDEDDLPQSEGHTPSTAPHPASTEQVLKEVNPSDGSVQVLSDHSTRCAFKFENALLFELD